The Fervidibacillus albus genome contains a region encoding:
- a CDS encoding sugar ABC transporter permease: MSKDQSEKEKRSQTVGNKHNPTFAMVLSILFAGLGQLYNRRYGKGALLIIVETAYLIVFADYMNIGFWGLFTLGEIPMVDHSIFLLIQGLISVILLAFGLTVYIVNIRDAYKEAKEIRGGKKRPTWSEALRHAWDTGFPYIFITPGVVMLMFVTFLPIMFMIALAFTNYNQYNSPPRKLLDWVGFENFINLVRIDIWSDTLFSVLAWTLIWTLVATTLQIALGLFLALLVNDPRIKGKKMIRTILILPWAVPAFVTILIFAAMFNDQFGAINKDILSVFGLSIPWLTDPFYTKIALIMIQTWLGFPFVFALFTGVLQSISKDWYEAAEVDGGNRWQKFRYITLPHILYATAPLLIMQYTGNFNNFNIIYLFNQGGPAVRGQNAGGTDILISWVYKLTFETNNFNMAAAISIIIGFIVIGFAFFQFRRTRSFKEEGNI, encoded by the coding sequence ATGTCGAAGGATCAATCGGAAAAAGAAAAGAGAAGTCAAACGGTCGGAAATAAACATAATCCGACATTTGCCATGGTTCTATCCATTTTGTTTGCAGGACTCGGACAATTGTACAATCGGCGGTACGGAAAAGGTGCTTTATTAATAATTGTAGAGACGGCGTATTTAATCGTCTTTGCCGATTATATGAATATCGGATTTTGGGGTCTTTTTACATTGGGTGAAATTCCGATGGTTGACCACTCGATCTTTTTATTAATTCAAGGACTAATTTCTGTTATTTTACTCGCCTTTGGATTGACCGTATATATAGTAAATATTCGAGATGCATACAAGGAAGCGAAGGAAATAAGAGGAGGAAAGAAACGGCCAACTTGGTCGGAGGCGCTACGTCACGCTTGGGATACGGGTTTTCCGTACATTTTCATTACCCCCGGTGTCGTCATGCTTATGTTCGTTACCTTCCTCCCGATTATGTTTATGATTGCTCTGGCCTTTACAAACTACAACCAATATAATTCCCCACCGAGAAAATTGTTGGATTGGGTCGGTTTTGAAAACTTTATCAATTTAGTGAGAATCGATATTTGGTCGGATACGCTATTTAGTGTTTTAGCATGGACGTTAATATGGACGCTCGTTGCAACGACACTACAAATTGCTTTAGGACTATTCTTGGCGTTACTCGTAAATGATCCGAGAATTAAAGGGAAAAAAATGATTCGAACGATCTTAATTTTACCTTGGGCAGTGCCAGCCTTTGTTACGATTTTGATTTTTGCGGCGATGTTTAACGACCAATTCGGTGCAATTAATAAGGATATTCTTTCCGTATTCGGTTTATCCATTCCTTGGTTAACCGATCCGTTTTACACGAAAATTGCTTTAATCATGATTCAAACGTGGCTAGGTTTTCCCTTCGTATTCGCTTTGTTTACAGGTGTTTTACAGAGTATTTCGAAAGACTGGTATGAAGCTGCAGAAGTGGACGGGGGGAACCGTTGGCAAAAATTCCGCTACATTACGTTACCGCATATTTTATATGCAACCGCACCCCTTTTAATTATGCAATATACGGGGAACTTTAATAATTTCAATATCATTTATTTGTTTAACCAAGGCGGTCCAGCTGTTCGAGGACAAAATGCCGGTGGGACGGATATTTTAATTTCTTGGGTTTATAAATTAACGTTCGAAACGAATAATTTCAATATGGCAGCGGCTATTTCCATTATTATCGGTTTCATTGTAATCGGATTTGCCTTTTTCCAATTCAGAAGAACGCGTTCCTTTAAAGAGGAGGGGAATATTTAA
- a CDS encoding sugar ABC transporter substrate-binding protein: protein MKKALSVFLVFLLLVGVLAGCGPDRDTESNAADDQNTNNSGEEVEKPDKLVVWVNDEEKQKEALEQIFNKYTEETGIEIEMVAVNMLDQIQNLSLDGPAGKGPDVFFQPHDRIGDIVLQGLADPIDLGDVEGDYSKTAISAVTYDGEIYGAPLVVETYGMFYNKDRVSEAPKTFEELQKIADEQTNASNEEYGFLMEAANLYFVWPFFASNGAYIFKRGDDGSYDTNDIGLANEGAKKAGEIVKNWFDQGQIPVGITPDIMNGLFKDGKVSVVINGPWMAREYEEALGESLGISILPEIDGNVGKSFVGVKSWMLSAYSKNKEWAVDFMKFITNKENSLTYFEVAGEMPANEAALTDPLVTDDPIVGPFAEQIQYGEPMPSVPEMQQVWEPANKALELLSNGEDTGVLDEAVEQIKANIIASGGGQ, encoded by the coding sequence ATGAAAAAAGCTCTATCCGTATTTCTCGTCTTTCTTTTGTTGGTTGGTGTTCTTGCCGGATGTGGTCCAGACCGGGATACAGAATCGAATGCGGCAGATGACCAAAATACGAACAATTCCGGTGAAGAAGTAGAAAAACCGGACAAGCTCGTTGTCTGGGTAAACGATGAGGAGAAACAGAAGGAAGCTTTGGAACAAATCTTCAATAAGTATACCGAAGAAACAGGCATTGAAATTGAAATGGTTGCAGTCAATATGTTAGACCAAATCCAAAACTTGTCTTTGGACGGCCCAGCTGGAAAGGGACCGGACGTATTTTTCCAACCTCACGATCGAATCGGGGATATCGTTTTACAAGGTTTGGCTGATCCGATTGATTTAGGCGATGTTGAAGGAGACTATTCGAAAACGGCAATTTCTGCTGTTACGTACGATGGGGAGATATACGGTGCTCCGCTCGTAGTGGAAACGTACGGAATGTTTTACAACAAAGATCGGGTAAGTGAAGCACCGAAAACTTTTGAAGAATTGCAAAAAATTGCCGATGAACAAACGAATGCTTCCAATGAAGAGTACGGATTTTTAATGGAAGCTGCGAATTTATATTTCGTATGGCCGTTTTTTGCTTCCAACGGAGCGTATATATTTAAACGGGGAGATGATGGCTCTTACGACACGAACGATATCGGACTTGCAAACGAAGGTGCGAAAAAGGCTGGAGAAATTGTGAAAAATTGGTTTGATCAAGGACAAATTCCAGTTGGTATTACACCGGATATTATGAACGGATTATTTAAAGATGGAAAAGTTAGCGTTGTCATAAACGGACCTTGGATGGCCCGAGAATATGAAGAAGCATTAGGTGAAAGCTTAGGTATTTCCATTTTGCCGGAAATTGACGGGAACGTAGGAAAATCCTTCGTCGGTGTTAAATCTTGGATGCTTTCTGCTTATTCGAAAAATAAAGAGTGGGCCGTTGACTTTATGAAATTTATTACGAATAAAGAAAATTCGTTAACGTATTTTGAAGTTGCTGGGGAAATGCCTGCTAACGAAGCAGCACTTACCGATCCGTTAGTTACTGACGATCCGATTGTCGGTCCATTTGCAGAGCAAATTCAATACGGTGAACCGATGCCGAGCGTTCCGGAAATGCAACAAGTATGGGAACCTGCAAATAAAGCATTGGAGCTTTTGTCGAACGGTGAAGATACGGGCGTTTTAGATGAAGCAGTTGAACAAATTAAAGCAAATATTATCGCCAGCGGTGGCGGACAGTAA
- a CDS encoding alpha-glycosidase: protein MHKEAIFHRPKNEFVYAYDEKTLHIRIRTKKDEMETVHLIYGDPYDWKKGNWVSSKLPMVKSGQDTLFDYWFTSVQPEFRRMRYGFELFDGKESIVYTEKGFFRQAPMDDTAYYFCFPFINKVDVFKAPKWVKNTVWYQIFPERFANGNPNNDPKDSLPWGSADPSPTNFFGGDFQGILSHLDYLQDLGINGIYFTPIFKAYSNHKYDTIDYFEIDPQFGDKKTFQKLVDECHKRGIRIMLDAVFNHSGYYFPPFQDVLKNGETSKYKDWFHIREFPLKTEPMPNYDTFGFTSQMPKLNTENPEVKNYLLEVGKYWVKEFDIDGWRLDVANEVDHTFWRKFREEVKSIKEDVYILGEIWHDSMPWLQGDQFDAVMNYPFTYGTLNFFAKDEIRAKEFTETIQHVIHSYPQNVNEVSFNLLGSHDTPRIQNIANFHQEKIKQMFAFQLGFIGTPCIYYGDEIGMTGEQDPGCRKCMEWDLEKQNTELFHHVKKLIDLRKTYPLMANEGMLKFIEANDETNHFMYVKEREGELLLTVMNHSNKPLEVRIPIDLSSYEKYTNLWTGETKRIDETLTVQLERYGFTFLLFQQ, encoded by the coding sequence ATGCATAAGGAAGCGATTTTTCACCGCCCGAAAAACGAATTCGTCTATGCATATGATGAGAAAACATTACATATTCGAATTCGCACGAAAAAAGATGAGATGGAAACCGTCCACCTCATTTACGGAGATCCTTACGATTGGAAAAAAGGAAATTGGGTTTCGAGTAAACTTCCAATGGTCAAATCTGGCCAAGATACGTTATTCGATTACTGGTTTACATCGGTTCAACCGGAATTTCGGCGTATGCGTTACGGATTCGAACTATTTGACGGGAAGGAAAGCATCGTATATACAGAGAAAGGATTTTTCCGACAAGCTCCAATGGATGATACTGCGTATTATTTTTGTTTTCCTTTCATCAATAAAGTTGACGTGTTCAAAGCTCCTAAATGGGTGAAAAACACTGTTTGGTATCAAATCTTCCCCGAACGATTTGCCAATGGAAACCCGAATAATGATCCAAAGGACAGTTTACCGTGGGGAAGTGCTGATCCGTCGCCGACGAATTTTTTCGGTGGAGATTTCCAAGGGATTCTTTCCCATCTCGATTATTTGCAAGATCTCGGAATAAATGGTATTTATTTCACACCGATTTTCAAAGCGTATTCGAACCATAAATACGATACGATTGATTATTTTGAAATCGATCCCCAGTTTGGCGACAAAAAAACATTTCAAAAACTTGTGGATGAATGTCATAAACGGGGCATTCGCATTATGCTCGATGCCGTCTTTAACCATAGTGGCTATTACTTCCCCCCTTTTCAAGATGTTTTAAAAAATGGGGAAACATCAAAATACAAAGATTGGTTTCATATTCGAGAGTTCCCTTTAAAAACCGAACCGATGCCAAATTACGATACTTTCGGTTTTACGAGCCAAATGCCGAAATTAAATACGGAAAATCCGGAAGTGAAAAATTATTTGTTGGAAGTCGGAAAGTATTGGGTGAAGGAATTCGATATTGACGGTTGGCGATTAGACGTAGCCAATGAAGTGGATCATACTTTTTGGCGGAAATTCCGCGAAGAAGTCAAATCTATCAAAGAGGACGTTTACATTCTCGGAGAAATTTGGCACGATTCCATGCCTTGGTTACAAGGAGATCAGTTTGATGCCGTAATGAATTATCCGTTCACGTACGGTACATTGAACTTTTTTGCAAAGGATGAGATCCGGGCGAAGGAATTTACCGAGACAATTCAACATGTCATCCATTCGTATCCGCAAAATGTGAACGAAGTTTCCTTTAATTTACTCGGAAGTCACGATACACCACGAATTCAAAATATCGCCAATTTTCATCAAGAAAAAATTAAACAAATGTTTGCCTTTCAACTCGGTTTTATTGGAACACCTTGCATATACTACGGAGATGAAATCGGGATGACCGGCGAGCAAGATCCCGGATGTCGTAAATGTATGGAATGGGATTTGGAAAAACAAAATACAGAGCTATTCCATCATGTTAAAAAGTTAATCGATTTACGTAAGACCTATCCGTTGATGGCAAACGAAGGAATGTTGAAATTTATCGAAGCGAATGACGAAACGAATCATTTCATGTATGTCAAAGAACGTGAAGGCGAATTGTTGCTAACGGTGATGAATCATTCAAATAAGCCGTTGGAAGTCCGTATTCCGATCGATCTATCATCCTACGAAAAATACACAAATTTATGGACCGGTGAAACGAAACGAATCGACGAAACATTAACCGTCCAATTGGAACGTTATGGATTTACGTTTCTTTTATTTCAGCAATAA
- a CDS encoding methyl-accepting chemotaxis protein, whose product MKRRLTLLLIFIVVGMLIIGGLSIFIQRHQLQKTEAFIEQLEFQRDLETLQVQLTGISNEERAFLLTGNENYTKEIERKIEDVQKIVSSLQNRGKTEQLNELLQQFDAHFQQYLQLHDESMELYDEGDEKRANSKHLYDQRTIYETEIEPLIGAMVDIMQTEVENERNNLITMQRRAEMIQMGTALIIIVFAIIFTVFLMRSILLPIGQMIRQFKEIAAGKGDLTKEIHIKNRNSEFGELVYWFNQFLRSLQSIVQTVKNNANDLKSSSDQLSNDFREFTTFTQSINESIVHMADRMQQQRSLSTESAVAIEEASKEMAIIAKRTTDALNETNVATEKSNIGGMQMVETVKEMNEIHEQIMKTAERIQSLSNKSKEIGQITQMIHEISEQTNLLALNAAIEAARAGESGKGFAVVADEIRKLAEQTANFTKQIDETVIVIQKDTFRTAEEMGETNDTVQKGVQKIQSLEKLFSDLQQSMNGINAFIGEITSSAQQISAATEQVSTSANKTAHIANETNGQAQNVTGASEKQLHLLNEIEKVLKGLATYSDNLHERIGMFKI is encoded by the coding sequence ATGAAACGCCGTTTAACGTTATTATTAATTTTTATTGTTGTCGGAATGTTAATTATTGGTGGGCTATCCATTTTTATTCAAAGGCATCAGTTGCAAAAAACTGAAGCATTTATCGAACAATTGGAATTTCAACGGGATTTGGAAACGTTGCAAGTTCAACTGACAGGCATTTCGAATGAAGAACGGGCTTTTTTATTGACGGGAAATGAAAACTACACGAAGGAAATCGAACGAAAAATCGAGGACGTCCAAAAAATCGTTTCCTCCTTACAAAACCGAGGAAAAACGGAACAATTAAATGAATTGCTGCAACAATTCGATGCACATTTCCAACAATATTTACAGTTGCATGACGAATCGATGGAGCTTTACGATGAAGGGGATGAAAAACGGGCAAACTCGAAACATTTATATGATCAACGAACGATTTATGAGACGGAAATCGAACCGTTAATCGGAGCGATGGTCGATATCATGCAAACTGAAGTTGAGAATGAGAGAAACAACTTAATTACGATGCAACGTCGAGCGGAAATGATTCAAATGGGAACCGCCCTAATCATTATCGTGTTTGCCATTATTTTCACCGTTTTTTTGATGCGGTCGATTTTATTACCGATTGGACAGATGATTCGCCAATTTAAAGAAATCGCCGCTGGAAAAGGAGACTTAACGAAAGAAATTCATATAAAAAACCGAAATAGCGAATTCGGAGAGCTCGTTTATTGGTTTAATCAATTTTTACGGAGCTTGCAAAGCATCGTTCAAACGGTAAAAAACAATGCGAATGATTTAAAAAGTTCCTCGGATCAATTGTCGAACGATTTCCGTGAATTTACGACGTTCACCCAATCGATCAACGAGTCGATCGTTCACATGGCAGATCGTATGCAACAACAACGAAGCCTTTCCACGGAAAGTGCAGTCGCCATCGAAGAAGCATCGAAGGAAATGGCGATCATCGCAAAAAGAACAACCGATGCGTTAAATGAAACGAATGTTGCCACAGAAAAATCAAATATTGGTGGTATGCAAATGGTTGAAACAGTGAAAGAAATGAACGAGATCCATGAACAAATCATGAAAACGGCCGAACGCATTCAATCGCTAAGTAATAAATCGAAGGAAATCGGTCAAATCACACAAATGATCCATGAAATTTCTGAACAGACGAACTTGCTTGCATTAAACGCTGCCATTGAAGCCGCCCGTGCCGGAGAATCAGGAAAAGGATTTGCTGTCGTAGCGGACGAAATTCGGAAACTTGCTGAACAGACGGCCAACTTTACCAAACAAATTGATGAAACGGTGATCGTCATTCAAAAGGATACGTTCCGCACCGCAGAGGAGATGGGAGAAACAAACGACACTGTTCAAAAAGGCGTGCAGAAGATCCAATCCCTCGAAAAACTATTCTCCGATTTGCAACAATCGATGAATGGAATCAACGCGTTTATCGGAGAAATCACCTCCTCCGCACAGCAAATTTCTGCCGCAACGGAACAAGTATCTACTTCCGCAAACAAGACGGCGCATATTGCAAACGAAACGAACGGACAAGCACAAAATGTTACCGGCGCATCGGAAAAGCAATTGCATTTATTGAATGAAATTGAAAAAGTGCTAAAAGGATTGGCTACATATTCCGATAATTTACACGAGCGAATCGGTATGTTTAAAATTTAA
- a CDS encoding EAL domain-containing protein has translation MVKTFSCQYSNYTNLKQFIRQNDLQTYHHLLVQAFIHENDRQLIQQVQRTIKKLLPNSHLIGTTCSETIQNGKRIMDQNMLTITAFEETSIQTVLLEASEFPAIKREKQWSSSDLKAYVFFSTRELTDFDSFHKDLSGGRDVFSAGGVVRSKGNEPMRLFTFDRVTTDGMIIVLFYNRHLMITSYSDSWEQSAFRFRITAAEGNTVKGINGKNPLSFFQNHLKKLFAKGTTPSPSTLPFLIIHTEQKEISQIVHFFQDGTFEMSSPPIPGGEYAFVHPDDPIHHFQPFSNHSVETIFVVSSTWKNEVYPFVTKEKLKRLQRVAPTFGLLSDVHYCFEGGRLSRQLYSFQAIGFSEIRRVQEGEHFSQNSLGEWNLPAYYSDLLSVSTKEYNRLKDRYLTVNQYFNSLFDHNDDFVFSVDLHGRFTRVNQTFISIFGVTEEEIIGKSALDYVKREDLRQVKRYFIKSLKGYEQSYKIDLPITGNQIFQIRNIPIMIHGKPEGIIGFGRNITDKIKFEEKIIQLAYYDKETNLPNRTLIFETVTEKIKKADKNEKLAVMFVDIDRFKIINDSLGHHIGDQVIKDLAYRIRKTIPKDIQLGRFGGDKFTLIFPSSYDSKQILTIGNQLLKVISKPFLHDGQEFFLSASAGVSVYPEDGKDTVFILKNADTAMNRAKKLGGNKVTFFSNEMNNQVKQRFELENYLRRAVEKNELYLYYQPLVDLKTGVINGSEALVRWNHPKLGLISPLHFIPIAEETGVIHEIGNWVLHEACKQNKKWMEEGIGELSISVNVSAVQFQHPHFIDYVKNALKESNLDAKYLHLELTESGMLFNLQQTIETMKKLQNLGVKVSIDDFGTGYSSLSYLKNLPINILKIDRSLIRNIHEKRVDRSIVEAIITMGNGLAVKIVAEGVESFEQIKELKKLNCHYAQGYYIEKPIDAIAFSERIKMKRQMIPSI, from the coding sequence GTGGTAAAAACATTCAGTTGTCAATACTCCAATTACACAAATTTGAAACAATTCATTCGACAAAACGATTTGCAAACGTATCATCATCTGTTAGTACAAGCGTTCATTCATGAGAACGATCGACAGTTGATTCAGCAAGTACAAAGGACGATAAAAAAACTTCTACCGAATAGTCATTTGATTGGAACTACGTGTTCGGAAACGATTCAGAATGGGAAACGGATTATGGATCAAAATATGCTCACAATTACCGCCTTTGAGGAAACATCGATCCAAACGGTTTTATTGGAGGCATCCGAATTTCCCGCGATAAAAAGGGAAAAACAATGGTCTTCCTCTGATTTGAAGGCGTATGTATTTTTTTCTACACGGGAATTGACCGATTTCGATTCGTTCCATAAGGATCTCTCCGGTGGTAGAGACGTATTTAGTGCCGGAGGAGTTGTCCGTTCTAAAGGGAATGAACCGATGCGGCTTTTTACCTTCGATCGCGTTACGACTGATGGAATGATTATCGTCCTTTTTTATAACCGACATTTAATGATTACTTCCTACTCGGATTCGTGGGAACAATCGGCATTCCGCTTTCGAATTACGGCAGCTGAAGGGAACACGGTAAAGGGGATAAATGGGAAAAATCCGTTGTCGTTTTTCCAAAACCATTTGAAAAAATTGTTTGCTAAAGGGACGACACCATCCCCTTCCACACTCCCTTTTCTTATTATACATACGGAACAAAAGGAAATTTCCCAAATTGTACATTTCTTTCAAGATGGCACTTTTGAAATGAGTTCGCCGCCAATTCCAGGTGGAGAATACGCCTTCGTTCACCCGGACGATCCAATTCATCATTTCCAACCCTTTTCGAATCACTCGGTCGAGACGATTTTCGTTGTTTCCTCAACTTGGAAAAATGAAGTGTATCCCTTTGTGACGAAGGAAAAATTGAAGCGGCTACAACGGGTCGCTCCGACATTCGGACTACTGTCAGATGTGCATTATTGTTTTGAAGGGGGACGACTTTCCCGACAATTATACTCCTTTCAAGCAATCGGCTTTTCGGAAATACGTAGAGTGCAAGAGGGAGAACATTTTTCACAAAATTCGTTAGGGGAATGGAATTTACCGGCTTACTATAGCGATTTACTTTCCGTTAGCACGAAGGAATATAATCGATTGAAGGACCGCTACTTAACGGTGAATCAATATTTTAATTCCCTTTTCGATCATAATGATGACTTCGTATTTTCTGTCGATTTGCACGGTCGTTTTACCCGCGTGAATCAAACGTTTATTTCTATATTTGGGGTGACGGAAGAAGAGATCATCGGCAAATCGGCCCTTGATTATGTGAAAAGGGAAGATCTTCGGCAGGTGAAACGGTATTTTATTAAATCGTTAAAGGGGTATGAACAGTCGTACAAAATTGACCTTCCGATTACAGGAAATCAAATTTTCCAAATCCGCAACATTCCAATTATGATCCATGGAAAACCTGAAGGCATTATCGGATTTGGACGGAATATTACCGATAAAATTAAGTTTGAAGAAAAAATTATTCAACTCGCATATTACGATAAGGAAACGAATTTGCCGAACCGAACGTTGATTTTTGAGACGGTTACAGAAAAAATCAAAAAAGCGGATAAAAACGAAAAACTGGCGGTTATGTTCGTCGATATCGATCGGTTTAAAATCATTAACGATAGTTTAGGTCATCATATCGGCGACCAAGTAATTAAGGATCTTGCCTACCGAATTCGAAAGACGATTCCGAAAGATATACAGCTCGGCCGGTTCGGAGGGGATAAATTCACACTCATTTTCCCTAGTTCATACGATTCTAAACAAATATTAACGATCGGCAATCAATTGCTAAAGGTCATTTCCAAACCGTTTTTACACGATGGACAGGAATTCTTTTTATCTGCAAGTGCAGGGGTGAGCGTCTATCCGGAAGACGGGAAGGATACGGTGTTCATACTAAAAAATGCGGATACGGCAATGAATCGGGCGAAAAAATTAGGTGGCAATAAAGTAACGTTTTTTTCGAACGAAATGAATAACCAAGTGAAGCAACGTTTTGAATTGGAAAATTATTTGCGAAGGGCGGTCGAAAAAAACGAATTGTACTTATATTACCAGCCGCTCGTCGATTTGAAAACGGGCGTGATAAATGGTAGCGAAGCCCTCGTTCGATGGAATCATCCGAAACTCGGTTTGATTTCTCCTTTACATTTCATACCGATTGCCGAGGAAACCGGGGTCATTCATGAAATCGGCAATTGGGTATTACACGAAGCTTGTAAACAGAATAAAAAGTGGATGGAGGAAGGAATCGGAGAACTATCGATTTCGGTTAACGTTTCCGCCGTGCAATTTCAACATCCCCACTTCATCGACTACGTAAAAAACGCCTTGAAGGAATCGAATTTAGATGCGAAATATTTACATTTGGAACTTACGGAAAGTGGGATGCTTTTCAATTTGCAACAAACGATTGAAACGATGAAGAAATTGCAAAATCTCGGTGTGAAAGTATCCATCGACGACTTCGGAACGGGCTATTCTTCTTTAAGTTACTTGAAAAATTTACCGATTAATATATTAAAAATCGACCGTTCATTGATTCGTAATATCCATGAAAAACGGGTGGATCGTTCCATTGTTGAAGCAATTATTACGATGGGCAACGGTTTGGCGGTGAAAATCGTCGCGGAAGGTGTGGAATCTTTCGAACAAATTAAGGAATTAAAGAAATTAAATTGTCATTACGCACAAGGTTATTATATCGAAAAACCGATCGATGCCATCGCTTTTTCGGAGCGAATAAAAATGAAACGACAAATGATTCCAAGTATATAA
- a CDS encoding DUF1516 family protein: MTHLHITTWVVTLILFFTFFIVQKGGNDNWIKGIKIALRVMYLFIIATGIYLFFQVDANIEYDIKMLAGILTISFMELILFFYKKGKPTKVYSLIFAALLIYTIYLGFRLPLGIYFY; the protein is encoded by the coding sequence ATGACACATTTGCATATAACGACATGGGTCGTTACATTGATTTTGTTTTTTACGTTTTTCATCGTGCAAAAAGGAGGAAATGATAATTGGATAAAAGGGATAAAAATTGCCCTAAGAGTTATGTATCTTTTTATCATTGCAACGGGGATCTATTTATTTTTTCAAGTGGATGCAAATATCGAATATGATATAAAAATGTTAGCGGGTATTTTAACGATTTCCTTTATGGAACTTATTTTATTTTTTTATAAGAAAGGAAAGCCTACGAAAGTATACTCGCTTATTTTTGCCGCCTTATTAATTTATACGATTTATTTAGGTTTTCGCCTCCCACTTGGCATTTATTTTTACTAA
- a CDS encoding DUF418 domain-containing protein, whose amino-acid sequence MGRNERILSVDVLRGISVFGIFLVNMYAFSMPYIYEDPFSLANNSFDRSIYVVMDVFAQASFYPLFSFLFGYSFVLLTEKWAENGLNTTTLIVRRMTVLVLIGLLHAVLLWSGDILVTYGLLGFLLLFVRQWGKRTLMITALSVYFISHILFSLSIYFVQRFQPEAMQSFVDEEMGQRAINIYGSGTFIDVTRFRIEEWWYFNGIAGMLLAVLTIFPLFLIGVAFAKSNRFEKNDTNRKFFRKLFLFTFPIGLGMKCLPYVTEQNEATLYVQDLFGGPLLSFAYISLFYILVNGKGARNIWRYFADVGKMSLTNYLFQSFISTFIFYGYGLGLYGKLTYVETTLLVFIIFLFQIVFSHYWFNTFRKGPMEWIWRGLTSGQFSSIKRRKRNDSHYQM is encoded by the coding sequence ATGGGGAGAAATGAACGAATTTTGTCCGTTGATGTATTAAGGGGAATATCCGTTTTTGGTATTTTTCTCGTAAACATGTACGCCTTTTCAATGCCGTATATATACGAAGATCCATTTTCGTTAGCGAACAATTCCTTCGATCGCTCGATTTATGTCGTTATGGATGTGTTTGCCCAAGCGAGTTTTTACCCGTTATTTTCCTTTCTTTTCGGATACAGCTTTGTTTTGTTAACGGAAAAATGGGCAGAAAACGGGTTGAACACCACAACATTGATCGTCCGAAGAATGACCGTATTGGTGCTGATCGGTTTACTTCATGCAGTTTTATTATGGTCAGGTGATATTTTAGTTACGTATGGACTATTAGGATTTTTATTATTGTTTGTTAGACAGTGGGGGAAGAGGACGTTGATGATTACTGCATTGTCTGTCTATTTCATTTCCCATATACTTTTTTCCTTATCCATCTATTTTGTCCAACGTTTTCAACCGGAAGCGATGCAATCTTTTGTCGATGAAGAAATGGGCCAACGGGCAATCAATATTTACGGAAGTGGAACTTTTATCGACGTGACCCGTTTTCGAATTGAGGAATGGTGGTATTTTAATGGAATTGCCGGAATGTTGCTTGCGGTGTTGACGATTTTTCCACTATTTTTAATCGGTGTAGCATTTGCGAAAAGTAATCGATTCGAAAAAAATGATACAAACCGAAAATTTTTCCGAAAATTATTCCTCTTCACCTTTCCAATTGGGTTAGGAATGAAATGTCTTCCGTATGTAACGGAACAAAACGAAGCGACCCTTTATGTACAAGATCTATTTGGCGGTCCGCTACTTTCCTTCGCTTATATTTCATTGTTTTATATACTCGTCAACGGCAAGGGGGCGCGAAATATTTGGCGGTATTTTGCCGATGTAGGAAAGATGTCATTGACGAACTATTTGTTTCAATCGTTCATTAGTACTTTCATCTTTTACGGATACGGTCTCGGTTTGTACGGGAAGCTTACTTATGTCGAAACGACTCTCCTCGTCTTTATTATTTTCCTTTTTCAAATCGTTTTCAGTCATTATTGGTTTAACACCTTCCGAAAAGGGCCGATGGAATGGATATGGCGGGGGTTGACTAGCGGACAGTTTTCATCGATAAAAAGAAGGAAAAGGAATGATAGCCATTACCAAATGTAG
- a CDS encoding spore germination protein yields MPAIVGIVQVNSIGSSGVFHIGDVYQIAPSSTAKTYSGAGSFNTGEKLYVYNNRSNTNTYDKDFQDQGNILNV; encoded by the coding sequence TTGCCTGCCATCGTCGGAATCGTTCAAGTCAACAGTATTGGATCGAGCGGCGTTTTTCATATCGGGGATGTTTATCAAATCGCTCCATCCTCCACAGCAAAAACGTATTCGGGCGCTGGCTCGTTCAATACTGGTGAAAAGCTTTACGTATACAATAATCGAAGCAACACGAATACGTATGATAAAGATTTTCAAGACCAAGGGAATATTTTAAACGTATAA